Proteins encoded by one window of Candidatus Sumerlaea chitinivorans:
- a CDS encoding Outer membrane efflux protein yields the protein MNITQNLLKGAGPTVNLVRVRTAENTFLISLHQLQQVVINLVADVLNGYWDLYLARKVLDIRLESYRVAQEQRKRTEELVRVGRETPLGLFSAHAEESARISDVINAAADVRRRQLTLLRLLNPESDPRQWNLKLWPKEDPKVPTEPLVPEQHVAVALKLRPDLKQAELDLANGELEVVRTANGLLPALDFYTVVGATGVGDSFGDAISEVRQGDFPNWRVGLQFSYPLQNRTAQAAYRRAVFSRQQAEEAIRNYKQIIETDVRQAIIEIERTERLIESTRITRQLREQELEAEIEKFRVGRSTQLLVAQAQRDLTSARVDEISAIVANVKAYLALFKAEGSLLQRYGISSVAPAKEMGAKKR from the coding sequence TTGAACATTACACAGAACCTGCTGAAAGGCGCTGGGCCGACCGTCAATCTCGTGCGAGTGCGTACGGCAGAGAACACGTTCCTCATCTCCTTGCATCAACTCCAGCAAGTGGTGATCAATCTGGTCGCCGATGTGCTCAATGGCTACTGGGACCTATACCTCGCACGCAAAGTGCTGGACATTCGGCTGGAATCCTACCGTGTAGCCCAAGAGCAGCGAAAGCGAACTGAGGAGCTCGTGCGGGTTGGGCGAGAAACGCCGTTGGGGTTATTCAGTGCTCACGCGGAGGAGAGTGCTCGGATTAGCGATGTGATCAATGCGGCCGCCGACGTGCGACGTCGGCAGCTCACGCTTTTGCGACTGCTCAATCCAGAATCCGACCCAAGGCAATGGAACCTCAAGCTGTGGCCGAAGGAAGACCCGAAGGTGCCCACCGAACCGCTTGTCCCCGAGCAACACGTGGCAGTGGCGCTAAAACTGCGGCCCGATCTCAAGCAGGCAGAATTGGATTTAGCAAACGGAGAACTTGAGGTTGTGCGCACCGCCAACGGCTTGCTTCCCGCTCTCGACTTTTACACGGTCGTTGGTGCAACAGGGGTAGGCGACTCCTTCGGCGATGCGATCTCCGAAGTGCGCCAAGGGGATTTTCCCAATTGGCGGGTGGGCCTCCAATTTTCCTATCCCCTACAGAATCGTACGGCGCAGGCTGCGTATCGGCGCGCTGTCTTTTCACGTCAGCAAGCAGAAGAGGCCATCCGGAACTACAAGCAGATTATCGAAACGGACGTTCGCCAAGCCATTATTGAGATAGAGCGCACGGAGCGGCTTATTGAGTCCACGCGCATCACGCGGCAATTACGCGAGCAAGAGTTGGAAGCAGAGATTGAGAAGTTTCGTGTTGGCCGCTCGACGCAACTACTGGTGGCTCAGGCGCAGCGCGACCTCACAAGCGCGCGGGTGGACGAGATTTCGGCAATAGTAGCAAACGTCAAAGCCTACTTGGCGTTATTCAAGGCAGAGGGTAGCCTACTGCAACGATACGGAATTTCTTCGGTTGCCCCTGCAAAAGAGATGGGAGCGAAGAAACGGTGA
- a CDS encoding Macrolide export ATP-binding/permease protein MacB translates to MLFLTIVKVALKSIAANKLRSFLTMLGVIIGVAAVIAMLGLGAGTRDRIMQTVSTMGANLLVIRPGMAGGASGVRTSDRVNLKLEDAEAILAQVPEVAMVCPEVMGRYQVKYMNQNSRPTIEGVAVTYFPVRNYVIEKGRAFTESEVMRNARVAVLGPKTVQDLFNDLDPIGETIKVNGINFLVVGVTKAKGDQGWFNPDDQVIIPYTTAMNQVMGRDFLSSIYCQVKQGADMEATQEKIRQVLRRQHRLQADAPDDFTIRNLQEISDSLNQVSQVFTLLLAGVAAISLLVGGIGIMNIMLVTVTERTREIGVRKALGARGIDLLSQFLIEAVTISVTGGLIGIAFGIGAIIAFNQITAHFSGQAYGAKIQLLPIIISFGFSVLVGVFFGFYPARKAAKLDPIEALRYE, encoded by the coding sequence ATGCTATTCTTGACGATTGTTAAAGTGGCGCTGAAGAGCATCGCGGCGAACAAACTGCGTTCGTTCTTGACGATGCTGGGGGTGATCATCGGTGTGGCCGCGGTGATTGCCATGCTTGGGTTAGGGGCGGGAACTCGGGATCGAATCATGCAAACCGTGAGCACGATGGGGGCAAACTTGCTCGTAATTCGGCCGGGGATGGCAGGTGGCGCGTCTGGCGTGAGAACAAGCGATCGCGTCAATCTCAAACTCGAGGATGCCGAGGCCATCCTGGCACAGGTGCCTGAAGTTGCAATGGTCTGCCCGGAGGTCATGGGACGTTATCAGGTCAAATACATGAACCAGAACTCGCGACCGACGATTGAGGGCGTGGCAGTGACCTACTTCCCGGTCCGGAATTACGTCATCGAGAAAGGCCGCGCGTTCACCGAGAGCGAAGTTATGAGAAATGCCCGCGTGGCGGTGTTGGGTCCCAAGACTGTCCAAGATCTTTTCAATGACCTCGACCCCATCGGAGAGACCATCAAAGTCAACGGCATCAACTTCCTCGTGGTTGGCGTTACGAAAGCAAAGGGCGACCAAGGGTGGTTCAACCCTGATGATCAAGTGATCATCCCCTACACTACGGCTATGAATCAAGTTATGGGGAGGGACTTCCTAAGTAGCATTTACTGCCAAGTCAAGCAAGGGGCGGACATGGAGGCCACTCAGGAAAAGATTCGGCAGGTCTTGCGCCGTCAACATCGCCTCCAAGCCGACGCGCCAGACGACTTCACGATTCGAAATCTTCAGGAGATTTCGGACTCGCTCAACCAAGTCTCGCAAGTATTCACCTTGCTTCTGGCAGGTGTTGCGGCGATCTCGCTGCTTGTTGGTGGAATTGGTATCATGAATATTATGCTGGTGACGGTCACCGAGCGGACTCGGGAAATCGGCGTACGCAAGGCACTTGGTGCGCGCGGCATTGATCTGCTGTCGCAGTTTCTCATCGAAGCAGTCACCATTAGTGTAACGGGTGGCCTTATCGGGATAGCATTCGGCATTGGCGCGATCATTGCCTTCAACCAAATCACAGCACACTTCTCGGGTCAGGCTTATGGCGCTAAAATCCAGTTGCTTCCTATAATCATATCATTTGGCTTCTCCGTGCTGGTTGGGGTGTTTTTTGGGTTCTATCCCGCACGCAAAGCTGCCAAGCTCGATCCGATAGAGGCGCTCCGATATGAGTAG